TAGAAACTAGGTTTCATCTTTCTAACAGCTTTGGCTTTTCTCTAGGTggattttcaacatttcacaCCTTGTAACATGTCACTGAAACAACTTTGATAGATTCACATAGCAGGGAAAGGCAACCACAATCTGCCCCCAGCCCCTAGATTACCAGTATTAATGTAAATGCTACGTTAAATAGCTAATGTTTCTCAACATTAGCTATTCTCCTTGttgaaaaacataattctgtaatttctgtgtttccattagctTGCTCACCCGATAATCATAGTAGCAACTGGATAAACTTGctacttcctgttatcttcatcgttttcgccagtagtaacgTCTAGcagttgatcacgtgactcgtgtgaagcgaaaaaagtgttttcaaatttaaaatcgATCCATAAACGGCTCCATCCGTTAATACTTCCGCAAACAGAGCGTGACGTCAACGTTCTTCATGCGGGGCGCCGTTGGGGACGTCAACAGTTCTCGCACAGACGACTGATTTAATTAGTAATATTACTATTAACGACCACACAAACTGCGGCCTCGGCTATTCCGAGGTGATGAACTCGGCCGCTGACTGAGGAGTGTCGGGCCGTCAGGAGTTGGAGGTGTGAGTAGCCGTGGAGTCGTTGGGCAAAGAGCCTCGTCGATGCGGAGGCTTCCGGCAGAACAGCAGCCGCCGCAGCTCCGGAGAGACGCTGCTGGAAAAGGCGGAGTAGATCCAGGGGTTGGTGCAGGAGTTCAGGCTGgccagcagcatcagcagcgtGAACGCCGtgtctgtaaatataaaatactcgGTAGTGTCAAGGTTATTATAGTAAAcggaaaatgagaaaacattttcttaactgacatgaaaaaacacagcaattagTGGGGGCAAACTATAACTAACTGGGACTATATGGTGTGTTTATAATACTAACTAAATatactttgtttttgaatttatgaATCTATTCATTAGTCTTTCCTACAGATGagaaatagattttctttagCCCGAACACAAGCTGTCAACTTCAGCTTTCAGACGAATTACGGTACTCTTGGTGGCacttatttaatcaaaatggCGATAGTAAAAATTGGGCGAAAACGTTTGAGTtagttgttcaacaataattgaatacattttttaaaaattgtatctTCTGTTGAATATTCAGTACACCACAGGTGCATAAATTGTGGCCAGGGGGCCGTTTGTGGcccataaaattattttgttgggCTTCCTAACCACAGGTTTAGTATAGTAAAAATTTggtcaacaaaaataaaaactattgaTGACCCAAAACATTCAGGGAAATACCTTTTTCTTTGAATATGTCAACAGTCCCAAGCCCTTTGAACTCTACTGATTTGgtgattttattaattttttttgtagagcaagaaaaataaatttaaaaacctcatgtttgtatttttgattaaattatttttgtggcCCACCAGTAGTTTAAATTTGGACATCACTGCATTACCCAACTGATATATGCGTTATCACAATACAATACTCTGACCGTTTTGAGTTTTGCACCTAAAATTAgccaaagtatgaaaaactactaataaaactaaactaaatatttaaccaataaaagctagcaaacacaaaaatactaaTTAAAACTTAATTAGACAAAGTCtctccaaaacaaaattaaacgaTGGGAGGAAATGATAGCATTGGGTTAAAACAAACCAACTTTAATTTGACAGAATTGGGTCTTTTGGGTCTGCCGTACCTCTCTGAGGCGGGTCGGGGTCCCAGGCGGCCCACAGCTGCACGCTGAAAAACGGGGCCCAGCAGATGGAGTAGACCAGAACAATGACCAGGGTCATCTTCACCGTTTTTGACATGGCAGCGGTCACCTCTCCAGCCCTGGCCACTGGGGCTTTGTGGGGGTGTGTGGAGCtaacagcagggggcgctgtggggTCAGACTGCAGAATATCAACACGTCTAACTTCAAGTTGGAATAATATTCCAACTTGAAGTTTCAGCAACTCTCATGATGATGATCATGTATAAAATAAAGACGGAggattttctctgatgttttacAGGGTAAAACTGTCTATCAACTAACTTCTGGCTGAAAATTTGAtagacttgaattattttttaatttttatctgtTGATTTAagatgaagtaaaaacaaataaaattagtcTTAATTATTCCATTCATTACCACCTGATAGCTGGCACAGAGTTCTTCTCAATCTTTGTCTCAAAGCACCATCCAGTTAATGATCCGATTGAGCCTTGGTGGTTCTTATGATGTTCCTGAACATAGGAACCATGTCAATTTGAATTTATATAATTacatgaattttgtttttgtcatttattttagttttatatgtatttttatctattttactttcattttttttatttttacttatatttttaatgtttttattgattttagatTTACATACctttttgttattaaatgttttattttacatttatttttttaattttatttttatttagatttttattcactttacttttacttttattttatttttttttacttcacattttattatttattgtatgCTTTATTATGTGAGAGGAACATTTTGCTACAGAAAATCATCCCAAACACATTAAATGTAGTTTGCATCAACACTGGGGGAAATGTTtgcactttgtttaaaaatgagtcAGAGCCAGGAAaccaacacatttaaaatgagcTCAGTAGGAAATGTGCCAGAGAGCTGCTGAAAGCTACAAAAAAGCGTGTGATCAATGGGGGTGTATGCAAACATTTGAGGCTGTCTGTTAAATTTTTACCTAagtgaaaaggagaaaatcCACCACAAATTCacctttgttttttacattgttcaataacaaaacaaacattcagaaTGACCAACATTGAAGCCCCTGATGAGTAAATGACCATAAATCAATTATAAATGAACTGAAAGTGTCTCACCAGCACAgctggtttttgtttgtgaagaCGCGCTGCCGGACCGGACCGGATTCATCTGGAGGGCCGATCCACCATCAGAGGTGTTGGGACTCCCAGGGTTGTAGAAGGTGAGAGGTGAGACATAAACCGGCAGGTCAgaccttcctcctcctgctcttcctcctccgctCTGGCTGTCTTGTCTggacagaggaagaggagtgggGGACAGGCGGCGCTCTGATCTCCTGTACAGACTCCGATGAATCTCCTTGAAGATGCGCACCTGATGGAGGCGACAGAAGAAAAGTCCAGCGGCGATCATTTTTAAACTTCTCATCTCTTCTGTACCTGACAAAAAGTGATGATGAGGACGGGGATGATGAAGATGGCCAGGGTCATCCATGTTACGTAGGCCTGGAGGCCCCAGGACTGGGCAAAGTGTCCCCAACACTCATAGACACCTGGCGCCACTTCAGAACGGGAGAAGATGAAAACCTACAGGTGAGTGGACATTAAAGGGGATTTATTacgcaaaattcacattttgaacgTTTATAAAAACACTCTGACGTTTTTGGGCaagaagttaatgttttttggtgtctcgTTTCAAAATCCTCCCAACTGTTAAAGTCAGAATCAACTGGCTCTGCGCCGTTTCCGAGCAACCAAAAGAATCTcagccctgttacctagcaacccaagcagagttcCAGCATGTCccgtcagctggttttaccgctgtatagCTGTTTGAAATTAACCtcagagattttctagaaaaaacaagaacatttgagtttcaaaagcagaaaatatttgacttttgaaaatgtgaaatttccaaatttttctacaaaattttttagattaatctcaaaattcgaGTTTTCTCttgcaaatttttgatttttctaacttagaaatttccaagtttttctaaTACACCGTCGTATAAAAGAGCTCATTCTGGAAGGAGCTCTTGATAgccagaactgaccagactagaatctcattatctaagaaagattttgcataaaaattgtaattaacATAATTAGGTCCGTTCaatttcaaaatactttaatgatctcaaagtgaaaagaaacataataGATCACTTCTAATCAGtaataaaaatcttaataatTCTTTTCATCATGCTTGTTACCTGTGGAAAGCTGAGCAGCAGGGAGAGACTCCAGGCCAGCAATATGAGCGTGTTCCAGCGCTTTGTTGCACCACTCCGGTGcgcctgcagggggcagcagatCGCATAGTGGCGATCTACTGTCATGGCCACAATCATGTAGGAAGAGGCGAACATCCCCAGAACCTGGAGGTATTTCACCAGGCGGCACAGGAAGTCTGGGCCCGGAAAGCGCCCCCTGGCGTCCCACACCAGCTGAGGCAACACCTGATGAAGGAAAACCGGAGGGAAAAGGATCACTGGGGATATATTAGCTTGATCTGTATGCTCATACCAAACCCAAATATGTTGagagaaaaaatatcttgtctTGTGATTTCATctattgatatattttaaatattagtatAATAAAGGCAGAATTTGTTGCCTCAATTCTTAAAGATGTTCTATTCACTGTTATTTCTGCATGTGGATATAAGCAGGTTTTGAGTGGTACtcttaactttttaaaaattactagaGATGTTCATCCACAATAAACCccaattatattttttgtaattttttcttttttaatatatagtGCTTGATTACGTCGTTTCTGAAATCTTCTGTACCCATTAAAAGTCAGCACGCTTTTACCTGGAACAGCGCCACCACCAGGTCAGCCACACACAGGTTCTGCATGAACTGGTGCAGCGGGCTGTGGTTCTGCCTCCGCCGcagcagaaccaccagaaccagccCGTTCCCGACCAGCGCCAGCAACAGGATGACGGCCAGAACCACCACCTCCGCCACGGCCAGCAGGGGGTCCCGCTCCAGCTCCGTGAGGTTGGCAGCCGGCGGGGCCTCGGAAACCGCAGACCAGTCCGTTAACCGGTAGGACTCAGTTACCATGGAGACCGGCATAACGGCTGCCGGGCAGAGAGaggtaaataaaaactgaaatgtagaTCCAGTTGAGACACACATGAATTAAGTTTATTAATTTTCAAAGGTGATGGAGtacaaaaataccaaaaaacccaaaagaataaagtaataaaattacgggaataaaatgtgtaaacttgtatgagaataaaggcataatattataacttttattctcatattttttgtttttaattttttattattttgaaattattatacGTTATTCTTgtcatattatgactttattcccataattgtattttttacatttattatttcgTGTTTATTcttgtacaactttattctcgtaactttattttattatttattagtgtGGCTCTAATACTCCAGCACTGTGACTCTTCTTTGCACATAAAACCCGTTTACTTCCTGTCTGTTAGTTGCATGATCACAGCAGCTTGAccgtctttctgtgttttttttagagcCGCGCAGCAAACGAGGTGCCAAGTTTACATCCAACAAGAAGTCGCTCaggacaaacacaaaaacatctgagcTGCTGGGCAGCAATTGACCGGTGCATGATGACTGACCACCAACTGTCTTGCAGCCTGTTTAATAACCACACCAGGTCAAAGGTCGCCTCCAGTCACAATAGGCCTTGTTATCTTCTCTGGCATGAATGGCTGACAACAGATGACAAATGGGAGCCACTGACTGGGATAATTAACACGCAATAATGCAGCGATGGTGAAAGGTAATCTAATTTTAGGTTAAAGCTGAAGCAGTattaagcagtttttaaaaaatgttttgtaaatattttatagttttgtaGAAATTTGGGCTTTTTCTCCATGGCTTTTAACCCAGTGTGAGTTTATTCTTAGCtatttgtatcattttaaattctctctaatatattttttgtttttgaagctgAATAATCTCACcgtagaaatttaaaaaagctcaacatttcatttaaaatcctGACCTAACAGAGTTTGATTGGGGAAGTTGtcagtttaaattaattcatgATGTCCTtcagaacagaaacattaaatgattaattaaatcatgaaataattatatctagtgtttaaaataaaatcaggcatatataattaattatgtagttgattaattatttctgtgttttttccagCTATAGAAAAATAgttacacatttaaataattatttaataagttatttatttattgcaatttgGCACTCTTTGCACTCCATATttatctgcaaagaaaaaaaacaatagaaaaaatgcctttttttgcTGCTAGCTAATCAGCATTTTGATTATTCTTGGTTAtcaggtatttatttttatttgtgcgTTTTTTCTTACTTAATCGGAGTGTCTGTCTGTTTGCAAGTTCAGATAATAGAAGatgaaacaaatcaaacatcTTCAGTCAAGCCTCTTTACAacaattttaatgtgaaaacttGGGCAcaatattaatacatttcatGGGTATTAGGACTAACTAGTTTGAGTTtggtaatgtttttttaatttaagaataaaaacagatggaAACACCCTTAATGAGCCATTaatgagattttcctttaaagcCCTCGAAAGAGAAATCAGATccgacttttttcttttaaaaacataataatcagACAATCTAAACAGAACACGTTTTTATTCTCTGCAGACCTGCAAATGAActcaaaaagcaaacaataaaaacaaccagcTCTGGCAAAGTGAGCGCAATATCCATCAACTGCGACGCTTGAAAGGTCAAATTTGAATAGATTTATGTCGGAAAAAGACATCTGCAGGAATTCTGATCAGGATCTGTGGAGGTTTTTCATTCCTGGCTTGCAGAGAAACTCGAGTCGTCAAGCGTGTTTTGGTTTCCCTGCTGAGCCAAATATAGTGTGacagaaaagctgctgctgtgaagCACCATTAACACATTCCCAAATCAAACTATGAAACTGAAACTGTCTTTGCTTTGGACACAGATTATTCTCTTCCCTCTGCAGCTGAACAGAATGGATGTGAGACATTAAAGTGATTTGTTGACATCAGTCAGAAGTCTGGACACCTGCTGTTCTgcaatttttctgtttaaaagccaagaggaaaaaaaaagttgatcaatctgcatctttttctgcttctttagttttactttaatgAATCTGAGATGCTTTAATGAATCACACTGCCCCTTTACACTGTCTtacacaatcttaccaagtatttttggtctagtttctggtgtcaatatcttagtacactttacataagacaaaactaacttaaaagtaacttttcggCAAGATGTAGGATCTTGTTTTGTGTTAATAATTTCTTAGTATTagtgaaaaagtgctagttttACTGGCAAATAATTTGGGATAATATGGGAGAAATATTTTAGTGAAaaaatctaccagtggaacttttagtacttttttaatcaataaagtcaaactcaAGCCAACGCTCAAATCATGCAgaaagtttcttgtaagttagttttgtcttatttcaagtgcagcaagatatttacacaagaaattagaccaataaaaacttggtaaaattgtgttttttcagtgaagCTTAACAGAGTCCCAGATTTAGTTGAGAAGGTTCAGACTTACTGATCTCGTCCTCAGCGTCCCGTGAAGCGTCTTCAGGAGCCAGGACAAcctgatctgctgctgctgctgcacaaaaacGCTGCATCTATGCTGCGCctgctgcatgtgtgtgtgctttccATCCCCGGTGACCTCTGCTGCTCACGCTAGCCCCGGCTCCTGTTTTCATCCCCTCCCTCTCCAGCATCCCTCTCTTTCCTCTGCTCTTCCCCCTTCTGCTGTCAccaggaggagaaaagagggACTGTGGAAGTGGGCAGAGCATCGATGAAAGGACAACTGATATCATTTCCGGCTGATTGTTTAGATTAAGAACGTGCTGCTGTTGGTGCCACTTTGATCCCCCATCaatgcagagcagcagcagatcaaAGAGCTTTCATGCATGCACAATGAACCGACATGAATACGTGTTGACTTGCATCACCTGCCGACTGATGCTGCGTTCCAGTTGTACTCTGAACTGGGAAATTTCAACTTTCCTGTTGGAAAAAATCAACTGGATGGCCCTGCAAAGTCAGTCAACTGTAACTGCAGTTATGACTTGTAATTCTGCGCCCCAGTAGCGCCAATTCAGAGCAAATGTTGTCTcaagcactttacaaaaaataaaaataaaacattttaattcaatcatCTGTACTTTCCAATTGAGCCTATCAAATGCTAAAGTAAGCCTGATTTAACAGCATGTTGGTGTATTGGGCGTATTGtgaatagaaaatataaaggaatagtacatttttgccaaaacCTTAGAAATTTTgtagacaaaaacagaaaaatgtttgtttctgagtttttttctatcaatttttcaacttttcaaattcagaaaattctaattttttcaagaaaatttctgagattaatctgaaaatgtttatgttttctagaaatttttttgagattcatctaaaaatgtcttagttcattggtggaaatttactctttttttctatttaccaAGGCAGTAATATTCTGTCCGGTAACAGTATTCGTAACTATTGTTAAAAATTTGGAATTTCTTCCTACTGTTTATGCTAAGAGCTGCCATATTGAAAAGAGAAATCCACCATACAGGTTGTAGCTGGGATAGTGGGAGTTGTTCCCAGTGGGAAATCTAACTTCGGAGGGCGTTCCAGTTGAATTTTCTGACTAGGAAGTCAGAATTTCCCAGTTCCGACTACGACTGGAAGGCAGTATAAGACCGACTTAATGTTTCAAAATTGCTGCTCTTGGGATCAACACTAGTAAGATTTGGTTGAaacctttttattattcaagACACACAAGAAATAGCGTCTCTTTAATCAATTGAGCTAATTAAAAGTGGTGTTTTCTTATGGAACATAAAGGTTAAATAATGTTTATGGGCGTCGCCATTTTGAATTTCTGCCTTTATAAAGAGAATGCTGTTACCCAACTCTGAGTTCCCACTTTCCAAGCAACTGAAACGCAGTAAAACATGAGAATGATGGCAGACCAGGTCAGATGTGACAGACTGAGGCTTTGGGAGGAGAGAGaatcagtttttcctttctccCCTTTGCATTCCTCCTCTCCCCTCTTTCCTCGTCTCTCCAACTGGGCGCTAATCTGTTTTCTTCCCCCCGATCGCTTCCTCATTTAGAGAAGATTATAATGATCGAGGTCTCAAACAGAAGCAGTGATGCATGCAGTCCTGTTGTTACTGCTCTGTTGTTTCTATGTTGAACCACCAGAAATAAACGGTTGTCAGGTCTAAGAGGTGACTGGGACCAGTGGACTTTGATCAAAGTAATGCAGAGCTGGCCCACGCCTTTTTGGCGCCctaagcagatttttaattggGCCCCTGataccaacatgtcaacaccagATGCTTTATTAATCCTaataaaaaagtagtttttaacTAATAATTTATTCTAAGTTATTCTTACACACCAACCTGTACttctgtgaaaaagtaattgtgTCTTACTACTAACAGCTGATTGTGGTTTTTTACAGCAACAGTTGCCATCAAGCGTTTGAGATAATTAAcaataagttttttatttcactgtgaaGGAAATTCTCCTTGCAGATTTAATCTAAATCAGCCAAATGTGTGGGCTTGAAAGAGTAAATGACATGTTTGGAGTCATGCCACAGGCACTCAATCTTATCTAAGTTTGGTTTTTTACTCGGACACTCCAAATTCTTTAACTAGGTTACTCAGAGGTGGACTTGAACTTAAAGTTGCAGCTGCAAGTCTTCGGAAGCACATTTACTTTCACAAGAGTTTCGGGTCATTTTTATCTAACTCAGTCATTTGTGGTCATATGCATGACATTTAACAGTTATTTTGGAACATATCTGCTAGTTTGTGGTtaaataatagaataaaataaccaTTTATTTGTTTCCCAGTGGAGTAATGTGCATTCCTTCAGATCCATAAAGATGTAAGattacataaaagaaaaaactaaacaaaaaaaaagagacattcaAATAGTACACAAtctaaatagaaaatgttaatggcaaaataaaatacacatggAAAGGACTTAGTGAGTAAAATGTGTATGCTTGTAGGgtttaaactgaaaagaaacaaaagctgagACTTGTTTTTTGCTACGTGGGCAGGACGAAGCAGTACTGATTACATAGTGTAAGAGCAGCTGGGAGGAAACATCCACGTTTGAGAAGCTCTCCTGTGCAGTTACAGTGGAAAATGGCTCAGTGGCCTAGTTTACACAGCGCTTATATTCTTTTAAGGCGCAAAACTAAGTACAGCCACAAGGGGACGCCAAATACACGGAATTGTATCACAAAGGGAGGACTAACCATTCTACCTGTTACACCACTCAGTTACTTTTCTCTTATTAAACTATCAATACATTATCGGCATTTTTAAGTGAATTCTGTGTTTTCACTATCTATATATTCTACATAAAACTGCGGTGTTAACTTTTTTGATACCCGTTTGGcatgagaaatattaaaaaatatgtaaatatatattttttaaatatagcaGAAAGTCAGTTCACATGTGGACCGCCTCGAGAAAAGCTACTCTTCTGATTTATATCTAAGTCAAAATTGAAGTCGCTCGCATGCTGGTAGTTGTAGTTTATTCGCGTTTAGGATTAAATCGCTAAGATTCATGGTTTTGCACTTGTAAACTTCATGTCCCAGAGTCCTTCACGGCAGTGACGCCTCCCCGCTCTTCATTCATCCCCCTCCCACTCTACTGGGCCGCGAGGAAGTCGCAAGATGGCTGATGTCGCTTGGAAGTAACGTTCCCCTCCGCAACATGAAGCCGTGAGCGTGGAAGAACGCGAGGGAGGCACCATcgggcttttatttttattttcttttagttacTTTTCTTTTAGTTCGTCAAACATCCATTTCATTCCGCGTCGTGTCCGCCCCGGACTCGTCTTCGGGAGTTGACGCGTCAAAATCACGCCGGGGACCCAGCCAGCAGCTAGCGGCTAGCCACCGTTAGCAAATAGAAGCACAGCTAGCCACACTGCTTAGTACTTTGCTTTTTAACTGATACTTTAACTGCCGGCGGGGCATTAAGCTGCGGCTCCACGTGTGCTGACGTTTCCCAGGCGCACAAATGTGGCACAAAAAAATTCAgctgtcattaaaaaataacgagttttaaaatctgaacaCTATGTCCGCGAACTGGCCATCCAGTCTGTGGGTTGCTAACTAATGCGCAGCTCTGCATCCGTTCATGTGGACTAATCAGAGGTATTATCATTTGATCAACATTTCACTGCAACATCCACCACCTCGCTGCATGTACGTTACTCGCT
This genomic window from Xiphophorus couchianus chromosome 24, X_couchianus-1.0, whole genome shotgun sequence contains:
- the LOC114140722 gene encoding vasopressin V2 receptor-like, which codes for MQRFCAAAAADQVVLAPEDASRDAEDEITVMPVSMVTESYRLTDWSAVSEAPPAANLTELERDPLLAVAEVVVLAVILLLALVGNGLVLVVLLRRRQNHSPLHQFMQNLCVADLVVALFQVLPQLVWDARGRFPGPDFLCRLVKYLQVLGMFASSYMIVAMTVDRHYAICCPLQAHRSGATKRWNTLILLAWSLSLLLSFPQVFIFSRSEVAPGVYECWGHFAQSWGLQAYVTWMTLAIFIIPVLIITFCQVRIFKEIHRSLYRRSERRLSPTPLPLSRQDSQSGGGRAGGGRSDLPVYVSPLTFYNPGSPNTSDGGSALQMNPVRSGSASSQTKTSCAAPPAVSSTHPHKAPVARAGEVTAAMSKTVKMTLVIVLVYSICWAPFFSVQLWAAWDPDPPQRDTAFTLLMLLASLNSCTNPWIYSAFSSSVSPELRRLLFCRKPPHRRGSLPNDSTATHTSNS